The following coding sequences lie in one Fusarium poae strain DAOMC 252244 chromosome 1, whole genome shotgun sequence genomic window:
- the DRE2 gene encoding electron carrier (BUSCO:44636at5125) gives MAPATITIDNSDDFVMPVTKSAQSASPPKRTLLLAPPSLAANADALSTVLADYDRSITDLQMLDRLSVGLVTLPSSTYDLVLVLSDASSKLDESLTLMNRTVLGPVAESLKPSGRLQSQNGDNLEEPSLSKEAVLAGLVSSHGGFEKPDYGDNDGAVTLKFGKKKTPPAPLADGSVPLNLKRKPVEATPKPVVPAGVGFIDLEDDLDDDDLIDEDTLMTEEDLARPIDIPAECLPKAGKRRRACKDCTCGLAERLATEDADKRATADKQLESIKLATDDLAEIDFTVQGKVGSCGNCSLGDAFRCDGCPYIGLPPFKPGEEVRLLNNDVQL, from the exons ATGGCGCCCGCGACCATCACGATCGATAACAGCGACGACTTCGTCATGCCTGTCACAAAGTCTGCTCAGTCTGCATCGCCACCCAAGCGAACACTTCTTCTGGCACCTCCCTCTCTGGCTGCCAATGCGGACGCTCTGTCAACCGTCCTCGCAGACTATGACCGCTCGATTACCGACCTCCAGATGCTAGACCGTCTATCAGTGGGATTGGTCACACTGCCTTCCTCCACCTACGACCTTGTCCTCGTCCTCTCCGATGCGTCTTCCAAGCTGGACGAGTCCCTCACCCTGATGAACCGAACCGTTCTGGGCCCGGTTGCCGAATCTTTGAAGCCCAGCGGCCGTCTACAGTCTCAAAATGGTGACAATTTGGAGGAGCCAAGTTTGTCAAAGGAAGCAGTCCTGGCCGGCCTTGTGTCGTCGCATGGCGGCTTTGAGAAGCCCGACTATGGCGATAATGATGGAGCCGTTACATTGAAGTtcggcaagaagaagaccccGCCTGCTCCTTTGGCAGATGGCTCTGTTCCGCTCAACCTTAAGAGGAAGCCTGTGGAGGCCACTCCCAAGCCCGTGGTTCCCGCTGGTGTTGGTTTCATCGATCTGGAAGACGACCtcgatgacgatgacttGATTGACGAGGATACTCTTATGACTGAGGAGGATCTTGCCCGTCCTATTGATATCC CTGCTGAATGTCTACCAAAGGCTGGCAAGCGTCGTCGTGCATGCAAGGACTGCACTTGCGGTCTTGCCGAGCGTCTTGCCACCGAAGATGCTGACAAGCGTGCCACGGCCGACAAGCAGCTCGAAAGCATCAAGCTCGCAACCGATGACCTGGCCGAGATCGACTTCACAGTACAGGGCAAGGTTGGCTCGTGTGGCAACTGCTCACTTGGCGACGCTTTCCGATGTGATGGATGCCCTTATATCGGCCTTCCACC